The following nucleotide sequence is from Bombina bombina isolate aBomBom1 chromosome 11, aBomBom1.pri, whole genome shotgun sequence.
ttatatttaactcaggggggtgttagtgttagggttagatttagctttaggggttaataaatttattagagtagcggtgaggtccggtcggcagattaggggttaatacttgaagttaggtgtcggtgatgttagggagggcagattaggggttaatactatttattatagggttattgaggcgggagtgaggcgattaggggttaataactgtattatactagcagtgaggtccggtcggcagattaggggttaataattgtaggtaggtggtcggcgacgttgggggtggcagattaggggttaataaatataatatagggggcagcggtgttaggggaagcagattagtggtacatagggataatgtaggttgcggcagtgtgcggtcggcagattaggggtaaaaaaaaaatattagagtggcggcgatgtggggggcctcggtttaggggtacataggtagtttatgggtgttagtgtactttagagcacagtagttaagagctttatgaaccggcgttagcacagaaagctcttaactcctggcttttctctgtggctggagtcttgtcgttagatttctaacgctcacttcagccaagactctaaatatcagcattagaaagatcccattgaaaagataggatacgcaaatggcgtagggggatctgtggtatggaaaatttgcggctgcaaagtgagcgttagaccctttaataactgactctaaataccagcaggcagccaaaaccagcgttttgacggctaatgcagaacgcaacaaaagttgcattatttaaccctccatagcgctgccattacaagtttttgaaaagctgccttgtgcgtgcgatatggttgcgttaagctccataccacacaaaatacaagcgctgctttgacatgcttgtgcatgcttttcccatagaaatcaatggggagagattgttagaaaaaaaacctaacatctgcgatcgcggaatgaaaagctccataacacagccccattgatgtctatgggaaaacaaGTTAAGtttcaacctaacaccctaacataaaccccaagtctaaacacccctaatctgctgccccgacatcgccgacacctacataaacttattaacccttaatctgcggcCCCGCCATcactgccaccaaaataaatctattaaccccaaatatgccactcccgatatcgccgccaatataataaagttattaacccctattcccacgcacatcaacatcacccacactataataaagagattaacccctattccaccgctccccaacatcgctgccactaaataaagttattaacacctaaacatctggcctcccacatcactgccactaaaaaacctattaacccctaaaccaacagccccccacatcacaaaaaaactagttttggcaatgtggggggctggcggattagggttaataggttttttagtggcagtgatgtgggaggccagaggtttaggggttaataactttattttgtggcggcaatgttggggagcgggggaataggggttaatatctttattatagtgtgggcgatgttggggtgtggaggaataggggttaataactttagtatagcggtgaTGATGTCGgcgagtggaggaataggggttaatacattttattagttacggcgatgtcgggagcagcagattaggggttaataactttaaaatagtgtttgcgatgcagaagggtgtctgtttagggtttaataggtagtttaggggtgttagtgtactttgtaatacttaagttataagttttgtgtaacagttttgttgcgtaaatctcataactactggtctcaaattGAGaaatggattgtgttggtatagggtgtaatgcaagctttttagcctcactgcaaaacttgtaatggcagctctatggaaatcccatgcacaaatttattttttttgagtgcgagactgacgttgcgttacagtctaaaatgctttcggtacagctataccgacaagactcgtaacgactgcgttgctgttttaacactgaaaaggccatattttcagcgttaaccccttaatgaccacaatgtaccctgcatGTCACAGGttgttaaggggtttttcaggacataatagcacaagtctagcaagaacacgctattaatgccctccctccagcaggctttgtggaatagagcagtctcaatgctggtggcaagaccacgctataaaacaatcaagtcccaataaaaggccagcgacatacagggtacgtcgctggtccttaaggggttaaaacaccaacacaaaactcgtaatctaggtgattggttTATATTCTGGATGCATGTAGGACAATGtgttatagatttatttatttgtttgaaatGTATGAATTATAGACATACCACTATTGAGAATGTGTGTTCTGAATGACTAATACCAAGTTATAGGCATAAGATCCCATCATATATAATGCTACCTAGTTATAGTCTAGTGGTAGAGTTGTAGGTTAGGTTGTACCTTTTAGCCTATCCATTAGAGGTTTGATTCCCATCTAGACAAActgagttttaatttaatttaatgtattataGAATTGcaatgtgtactttttagcagtggGTCATTCTGGGTGTTCCTGCAGTTGGGAGGTGAGCTAAATGAATGGCTCTGAGAGTTCAGTCTGCCTATGATAAACATCTATTGGTGATTATTAAATGTGAGTAGTTTTGTACATTTAAATCTTTAACACAAAGTTGTGACATTGTGATACGATATTTGGCGCCCCctatgttcttttgttattctgcaGCTGTAATAAATATCTGTGATTTTGTTTCCTAAGCATTCTATAAAAACAGTATTTCTTATGTTTTCTAAAGGCATTTCTCAGACTAcaaggaaaattaaaaaaatatatgtcctTATGTGACCCTGCTAGCTAACCTCAGAGGTGAAGGTATTTCCAAGCTGTTAATGTATGCAGCATATTGTTTGTTGTGTATCTTACCATTACTTCTTAATTACTTGAAGTAAAATATATTACTTTAAAAGTatgaaaatacaatgaaaaatCAGACAGCATGTCATGAGTTCTTGttatttggattttctgaccttccTGGTCTCCAGCTTCATCTTTTTCTGATGTTTCTGCTCCTCTATGTGATGACACTGACTGCGAACCTCACCATCATTGTACTGATATCTAGAGACCGGCACCTTCATACCCCCATGTacttcttccttgctaacctggCTTGTATAGACCTGTTGTGTTCCTCAGTCACATCCCCACAGATGCTGTATAACTTACTGTCGAAGAGATGGAGGATTTCCAGAATATCTTGTgtaacccaagtttttttctttatcttttttattgCAGCTGAAGTCTTCTTGCTTGCTGTAATGTCATGTGACCGGTATATTGCAATATGTCGTCCTCTGCATTACATGCAAATTATGCACAGGAAGATCTGTGCCCAGCTGGCATCAGGGGTATGGACACTTGGCATGATCTATTCCTTAGTGCATTCCCTTTATACAATGAGACTATCCTTTTGTGGCTCAGTCACTATACACAGTTTCTTTTGTGACCTACCTCAGCTGTTCCAGATCACCTGCACTGACACTTTTATTAATATTGTGGTCTTCTTTGTTGCAGGGTCACCTCTTGGTCTATTTACATTTGTTATAACCTTTATCCCATATGTTAGTATCTTTAGTACAGTGATAAAAATTCATGGAAAAAACACAAGACTGAAAGCTTTCTCCACCTGCACCTCTCATCTTACTGTGGCCTCTATATTTTATGGAActcttgtttttaattattttcgcCCCAACACAAGTTATCATTTGGAAGAGGAGAGGTCCCTATCTGTGTGTTACACCGTGCTGACTCCTCTAGTAAATCCTATCATCTACAGTTTAAGGAACCAGGAGCTTCAGGCTGCACTAATCAGAAATCTGCATAATatgaattaaccagagatttgtgCCAGTACGGTTTCTGGTTAGTTCATAaacataaatagaaaaatatttatttagtgtgcCCCATAGCAGTTTAATAAGTGaggtaacttgtaataccagcgctaagttTTTTTTACCATGAACGCAATGAGCGCTCATTAGTGATACAAATGTATTGCTCCATTTGTGATCTAGGTCAATGTTTTTATAGTTAAATATAACCTATATTTTTAGTGGCAATTGGACCTATATGTTTATACTCAAAGTCATAAAATAATCTAAAAGATAAAAAGTAAATATGTTAAAATGAAAAGACTGACACAGAAAATATTTCTGACTAATTTAtcccagtaaaaaaataaaatcttaaaagtTCTTTCAAGATTAATTCATGGACTTGTTCAGCTGAAGTTTGATGCCGTTCCTTGTTTGTTAGCAGACTTTTGTTAACCCCATATTTCCTTTTCAGAGAAGAAGAAGAGCAGTTGGACACAGCCGCTCTGTTTCTAACTTATATTTTTGCATTTGTCTGACTCTGAATGTAAATGTCTAATAACTAATACATA
It contains:
- the LOC128641593 gene encoding olfactory receptor 5V1-like, which translates into the protein MKNQTACHEFLLFGFSDLPGLQLHLFLMFLLLYVMTLTANLTIIVLISRDRHLHTPMYFFLANLACIDLLCSSVTSPQMLYNLLSKRWRISRISCVTQVFFFIFFIAAEVFLLAVMSCDRYIAICRPLHYMQIMHRKICAQLASGVWTLGMIYSLVHSLYTMRLSFCGSVTIHSFFCDLPQLFQITCTDTFINIVVFFVAGSPLGLFTFVITFIPYVSIFSTVIKIHGKNTRLKAFSTCTSHLTVASIFYGTLVFNYFRPNTSYHLEEERSLSVCYTVLTPLVNPIIYSLRNQELQAALIRNLHNMN